A region of the Deltaproteobacteria bacterium genome:
TGACCTACGCTGTTCCGCGTCGCTTCCCATCGAATCCTCGTGGATGAAGCTTCGGGGCAAGCTGGTGGACGAGGACAGGAAGATGACCTTCCCGCCTTTTGAGATGATGGCCGCGGCCCTGCGTGCCGAGGGTGACATCTGGGCGGGTTTTCGCAAGGATCGGCCGGCATGGTTCCCGCAAGACCTGATGGCCAGGCACGGGCCTTCCCACAGGGCGAAGAACGTCTATTTCGCCGGTTGCACGGCCAGCTATGTGGAAAACGACATAGCCATGGCCACCGTCCGGCTTCTCGATGCCGCCGGTGTGGATTTCACCTATCTCGGAGAAAAGGAGAGTTGCTGTGCCATCCCCATGCTGGTTGCGGGCAAGTGGGACCTCTTCGCCGAGATCATGAAGAGAAACCTGGAGGCCGTGAAGGAGGCCGGTGCCGAGACTGTGATCGCCTCGTGTCCTGCGTGCGACATGATGTGGCGCCGGGTTTACCCCATTTGGGCGGAAAAGCTCGGTATAGAGTACGGCATCACGGCGAGACATTACAGCGAGATCCTATCGGAGAGAATCAGAGAAGGGAAGTTCCGTTTCCCCCGGAACGGTCGGCAGCCAGTGACCGTGACCTGGCACGACTCCTGTCACATCGGCAGGGTCTCTGGGGTCTATGAACCTCCCCGGGATCTGATCAGGGCGATCCCGGGGGTGAACCTGGTCGAGATGACACACAACCGGCAGAACGCCCACTGCTGCGGTTCGGTGCTCACCCTGGTCAAGGATCCCCCCGTGGCCGCCGATATCGGCAAGATCCGCCTCGACGAGGCGGTTGAGGCTGGTGCGGAAAAGGTCCTATCTCTGTGTCCGTGCTGTGAATTCCAGTTCCGCGTCACGCGGGACAAGAAGGACCTTCCCGTGGAGATCGTGGATCTGGCCAGATTCGCCTCCTCGGCCCTTGGGTATGACTTCCCGGGTCCCGACTCTGAAGTGCGATCCCAGTGGGCCGCCTTTGAGGCGATGATCGGACTGATGACTCCTGAAGGCTTTGCCGACCTCATGGGGACCATGTGGCCTGAGTTGGTTTCCGCCATGCCTCTTGGTATGGGGACGATGATGAGGCTCATGGGGAAGATACCGGGCGCCCTCCACTTGATGAGGCCCATGTTTCCCCTTCTCTTCCCCCGGCTGCTTCCCGTGATGCTCCCCAAGGTCATGCCGGTGATGCTCGACCGGGTGAGGGAAAAGATCCCCATGCCGGAGTCCATGGCTGAACTGATGCCGCGGCTCATGCCCCAGGTGATGGCCAACCTGATGCCCCATATGATCGGGCAGGTGGTTCCCCTGGTTACGGATCCGCTCATCGACTATCTGAGGGGTGGAACCCGGCCCCCTGGAGAAACAAGAATTGCAAGATCCCGGAATGGAAAGAAAGACGGGTAGGACATCCGGATGGATCGATGCCGGCCGGGCCTGCTGCCTAGTCTTGAGGGCCTTTTTCCTGCTCGTATCGATCCTCGATACGACATGAAGAGGCGAGTCAGGTTTCGACTCCCAGTTTCGGAAGAACATAGCGGTTGAGGACAAACCATCCGACAACGACCAAAAGGAGTATAAGAGTTCCTCTCACTATCCGTCCCTTCTTGGTCTTTTGATTCTCATGAATTCCCATTAGACTAACACATTGAAGCGCATGAGAACAAGGTCCCTGCGATCCAAAATCCACCGGCTAGATCTGGAATTCTGAAGATAGAAGGAGAGTCAATTACCTGATGAAGCGGAGTCTCCTGATTTTCTCGGCCGAGGATTCTTCCAAGTAAACGACTCTAGGACTTTTCTTGTTTTGGCAGGGGAACAGATTTTCCCCCTCCCTCCGGAGCTCACGCGGTGAACGCATGAAGGTTCGCGGGCGGGCAGTTCCTGCCCCTTCCCCACGAACACGAATCACGAACACGAATCACGAATCACGAACACGAATCACGAACACGACTCACGAACACGAATCACGACTCACGAACACGAACACGAACACGAACACGAACACGAATCACGAATCACGAACACGACCTTTCCCCTCCCCGCTCACCCTTTATGGGTACCCCACCGCTTCCGCAATGTTGCCCGGGGACAAGGGTGTTCCCCGAGAAGTCGGGAAACTCCACCCTGACGAATCAACGATTGTTTCTTGACCGGGTTGTCATTTTCAGGACCGGAGCGACGAAGAATCCCGCCTTTATTTCGACCGTGCAGCCCGGAGCAGAGACTCTTCGCTCCCCAGGGTCGCTCGGACTCGTCCTTTCACTCGGTTCAGGGCAGGCTCTTGAGCAAGGCGAAGGAATGACGCAACGGCTGAATAGTCTGAGTTGTACCAAGTGGAGATAGATGGCAGGCCGGCGCGAGGGAGGCAGGGGTGGCGGGCCGGAAGCCCGAAAGGGTCGTCCGAGAGCACAAGAGGGGAAGGATAGGGGGCTCTCCTATCGGATCGAGAGAGGATCGCCGGCTTGTAGGCTTTTAGAATCCTTGATGGAAACGCGACAAAGACCCCTCGTAACTTTCTTCTTGACACCCAAAAAGGGGGGAATTATCTTCTATCTGTGGGGAGTTCGGATCGCTCTTTTGGTGGGGAAAAGAGGGAGTGAGGAGGTGGTGCCGAGCTGGTTGGAATAAGATGAGATGTGTCCGGAAAAGGAGGTGGTGCAGAGAGGGGCAGTCTGCTATTGGAGTCTGAGGAACCAATGGAGAGGAGGGACAAGAGATGAAGCCTTTGTCAAAGAGAGGGTTATTGTCGTTGGTTCTGGTAGCCGCCCTCGTTGTCGCTTTTGGAACGCCGGGAGTGACCCGGGCGGCAAAGTACACCATGGTGATCGCCCATCATTACCCTGTCGACATGACAAACAACGAG
Encoded here:
- a CDS encoding (Fe-S)-binding protein; the protein is RPYATGLYFSKSAKEILGEERAEKLRAWKREVDLRGIMNPGKVVDGGLAGTALRVAYFFEPLVRPLGNYVITRVGEHPTRPVRGIPADVAWYAYSCSQCGYCIDECDQFYGRGWESQSPRGKWYWLREYMEGREEWDQSMVDTFLVCTTCELCDLRCSASLPIESSWMKLRGKLVDEDRKMTFPPFEMMAAALRAEGDIWAGFRKDRPAWFPQDLMARHGPSHRAKNVYFAGCTASYVENDIAMATVRLLDAAGVDFTYLGEKESCCAIPMLVAGKWDLFAEIMKRNLEAVKEAGAETVIASCPACDMMWRRVYPIWAEKLGIEYGITARHYSEILSERIREGKFRFPRNGRQPVTVTWHDSCHIGRVSGVYEPPRDLIRAIPGVNLVEMTHNRQNAHCCGSVLTLVKDPPVAADIGKIRLDEAVEAGAEKVLSLCPCCEFQFRVTRDKKDLPVEIVDLARFASSALGYDFPGPDSEVRSQWAAFEAMIGLMTPEGFADLMGTMWPELVSAMPLGMGTMMRLMGKIPGALHLMRPMFPLLFPRLLPVMLPKVMPVMLDRVREKIPMPESMAELMPRLMPQVMANLMPHMIGQVVPLVTDPLIDYLRGGTRPPGETRIARSRNGKKDG